The Salinispora tropica CNB-440 genome has a window encoding:
- the recO gene encoding DNA repair protein RecO, producing the protein MAGYRRQLYRDDAVVLRVQKLGESDRIITLLTRRHGRLRAVARGVRRTTSRFGARLEPFGHVDLQLAGDPKGHQGSSLHTVSQVEGIDLYGKRLLGDYPRYTAASAVCETAERLTPVEREPSLRLFQLTLGALRALASGEHAATLVLDAYLLRGMALAGWAPALAGCAVCGTPGRHRAFSVPAGGAVCLDCRPPGAAHPAPATIDLMTALTSGDWRVADAAGNGVRRECSGLVAAHLQWHLERALRSLPLVDRGVVSAAGAVGTPAGGVGPAAPGVDRE; encoded by the coding sequence ATGGCCGGGTACCGCCGACAGCTCTACCGCGACGACGCGGTGGTGCTGCGCGTGCAGAAGCTCGGCGAGTCGGACCGCATCATCACCCTGCTCACCCGCCGGCACGGGCGGCTGCGTGCGGTGGCCCGCGGAGTGCGCCGGACCACCAGCAGGTTCGGAGCCCGGCTGGAGCCCTTCGGCCACGTCGACCTGCAACTCGCCGGCGACCCGAAGGGCCACCAGGGAAGCTCGTTGCACACGGTCAGCCAGGTCGAGGGCATCGACCTGTACGGCAAGCGCCTCCTCGGTGACTACCCCCGTTACACGGCGGCGAGTGCGGTCTGCGAGACCGCGGAACGGCTCACCCCGGTAGAGCGGGAACCGTCGCTACGGTTGTTCCAACTCACCCTGGGGGCGCTGCGTGCGCTGGCCAGCGGGGAGCACGCCGCGACCCTGGTGCTGGACGCGTATCTGCTGCGCGGCATGGCCCTCGCCGGGTGGGCGCCGGCGCTGGCCGGCTGCGCGGTCTGCGGCACGCCGGGGCGGCACCGGGCCTTCTCCGTCCCGGCCGGCGGTGCCGTCTGCCTGGACTGTCGGCCGCCCGGCGCGGCCCACCCCGCACCGGCCACCATTGACCTGATGACCGCGCTCACCAGCGGCGACTGGCGGGTTGCTGACGCCGCCGGGAACGGTGTTCGCCGGGAGTGCAGCGGGCTGGTCGCGGCGCACCTGCAGTGGCATCTGGAGCGCGCGCTACGCTCGCTGCCGCTGGTGGACCGGGGCGTTGTTTCGGCCGCCGGCGCGGTCGGGACGCCGGCCGGCGGAGTCGGGCCGGCGGCGCCCGGCGTGGACAGGGAGTAG
- the gndA gene encoding NADP-dependent phosphogluconate dehydrogenase → MNGQAQIGVTGLAVMGRNLARNLARNGFVVAVHNRSPERTRRLIAEHGAEGRFVPTDSLADFVAALERPRAVITMVKAGAPTDAVIDELVPLLDAGDIIVDCGNAHFADTRRREEALRKQGLHFVGTGVSGGEEGALWGPSIMPGGSDESYQKLGPIFEQIAAQVDGEPCCRHIGPDGAGHFVKMVHNGIEYADMQLIAEAYDLLRAGLEATPAELAEIFREWNSGELESFLIEITAEVLGHTDASTGQAFVDIVLDQAEQKGTGRWTVQNALDLGIPITGIAEATFARSLSGHAGQRAATRRAFAGTEPTWRVEDRGAFVEDVRRALLASKIVAYAQGFDHIRAGSQEYDWDIDLGGTATIWRGGCIIRANFLDRIRQAYDDQPDLPTLLVAPWFADAVRAGLSGWRRVVAEAAHAGVPTPAFASSLSYFDALRANRLPAALIQGLRDNFGAHTYRRVDRDGSFHTLWAGDRSEVEA, encoded by the coding sequence ATGAACGGGCAGGCACAGATCGGCGTTACCGGGCTGGCGGTGATGGGGCGCAACCTCGCCCGGAACCTGGCCCGCAACGGCTTCGTCGTGGCGGTGCACAACCGCTCCCCGGAACGGACCCGCCGGCTGATCGCCGAGCACGGTGCGGAGGGACGGTTCGTCCCCACCGACTCGCTGGCCGACTTCGTCGCCGCGCTGGAGCGCCCGCGGGCGGTTATCACGATGGTCAAGGCCGGTGCGCCGACCGACGCCGTTATTGACGAGTTGGTGCCGCTGCTCGATGCCGGCGACATCATCGTCGACTGCGGCAACGCCCACTTCGCCGACACCCGGCGGCGCGAGGAGGCGCTGCGCAAGCAGGGGTTGCACTTCGTTGGCACCGGTGTCTCCGGTGGCGAGGAAGGCGCGCTGTGGGGGCCGAGCATCATGCCGGGCGGCTCGGACGAGTCTTACCAGAAGCTGGGGCCGATCTTCGAACAGATCGCGGCGCAGGTGGACGGGGAGCCCTGCTGCCGTCATATCGGGCCGGACGGAGCCGGCCACTTCGTCAAGATGGTCCACAACGGCATCGAGTACGCCGACATGCAGCTCATCGCCGAGGCGTACGACCTCCTGCGGGCCGGGCTGGAGGCGACCCCGGCCGAGCTGGCGGAGATCTTCCGGGAGTGGAACTCCGGCGAGCTCGAGTCGTTCCTCATCGAGATCACCGCTGAGGTGCTCGGACACACCGACGCCAGCACCGGGCAGGCCTTCGTGGACATCGTGCTCGACCAGGCGGAGCAGAAGGGCACCGGACGCTGGACCGTGCAGAACGCCCTGGACCTGGGCATCCCGATCACCGGCATCGCCGAGGCGACGTTCGCGCGTTCCCTCTCCGGGCACGCCGGCCAGCGAGCGGCCACCCGCCGCGCGTTCGCCGGCACGGAACCGACCTGGCGGGTCGAGGATCGGGGCGCCTTCGTGGAGGACGTTCGACGCGCGCTGCTGGCCAGCAAGATCGTCGCGTACGCACAGGGCTTCGACCACATTCGGGCCGGCAGCCAAGAGTACGACTGGGACATCGACCTGGGCGGCACCGCCACGATCTGGCGGGGCGGATGCATCATCCGGGCGAACTTCCTCGACCGGATCCGGCAGGCGTACGACGACCAGCCCGATCTGCCCACGCTCCTGGTGGCGCCGTGGTTCGCCGATGCCGTACGCGCCGGATTGTCGGGGTGGCGGCGGGTGGTCGCCGAGGCTGCCCACGCCGGTGTGCCCACCCCCGCGTTCGCCTCGTCCCTGTCCTACTTCGACGCCCTGCGCGCGAACCGTCTACCGGCAGCCCTGATCCAGGGTCTGCGGGACAACTTCGGCGCACACACCTACCGCCGAGTTGACCGCGACGGCTCCTTCCACACGCTCTGGGCCGGTGACCGTAGTGAGGTCGAAGCCTGA
- a CDS encoding acyltransferase family protein → MRNRYLDLLRALAVVRVVVYHVTGWAAMTLVFPAMSVMFALAGSLMAASLHRFGTAAVGRRLRRLLPSLWMLAAIFVPAMLLTGLPLTPKVLLWLFPVSDPPANHWGALALSPIWYLRNYLWFVLVSPLAWWLFRRAPLPTLLVPYALTAAIELGLYPNPPMVVQQFGLYLGAWMLGFAHQEGMLRRLANRVLWPTAIALVALGGWWNLTQPGTKGLDLNGNPLANALWSAGVILVVLGREPAKTAWIDRNALVSRLVTLINRRALTVYLWHMAFVVALTPLVDVVGWSHQNLLGLAIRVVLVFALLGVVIMLVGWVEDIAARRRPELIPGFGRRAASAPEAAAEQPASGSAGQVGTVRKQPVVPTPRSAENERVQAGSVDSNAR, encoded by the coding sequence ATGCGAAATCGTTACCTAGACCTGCTGCGTGCCCTCGCTGTCGTACGGGTCGTGGTCTACCACGTAACCGGGTGGGCCGCCATGACGCTGGTCTTTCCCGCGATGTCGGTGATGTTCGCGCTGGCCGGATCGCTGATGGCGGCGTCCCTGCATCGGTTTGGGACGGCGGCGGTCGGTCGTCGGCTGCGGCGGTTGCTGCCGTCGCTCTGGATGCTCGCCGCGATCTTCGTGCCGGCCATGCTGCTCACCGGGCTGCCGCTCACTCCCAAGGTCCTGCTCTGGCTCTTCCCGGTGTCCGACCCACCGGCAAACCACTGGGGCGCTCTGGCGTTGAGCCCGATCTGGTACCTGCGCAACTACCTCTGGTTTGTGCTTGTCTCGCCGCTGGCGTGGTGGTTGTTCCGCCGGGCCCCGCTGCCCACCCTGCTTGTCCCGTACGCGCTGACCGCAGCGATCGAACTGGGGCTGTACCCGAATCCACCGATGGTGGTGCAGCAGTTCGGCCTGTACCTCGGGGCGTGGATGTTGGGCTTCGCCCACCAGGAGGGGATGCTGCGCCGGCTCGCCAATCGAGTCCTGTGGCCGACCGCGATCGCCCTGGTCGCCCTCGGCGGCTGGTGGAACCTGACCCAGCCCGGGACAAAGGGGCTCGACCTCAACGGCAATCCGCTCGCCAACGCCCTCTGGTCGGCCGGTGTCATTCTGGTCGTGCTCGGGCGGGAGCCGGCCAAAACGGCGTGGATCGACCGCAACGCGCTCGTCAGTCGGTTGGTCACTCTGATCAACCGGCGCGCACTCACCGTGTACCTGTGGCACATGGCCTTCGTGGTCGCGCTCACCCCGCTGGTGGACGTGGTCGGTTGGTCGCACCAGAATCTACTCGGCCTGGCTATCCGGGTTGTGCTGGTCTTCGCCCTGCTCGGGGTCGTCATCATGCTCGTCGGCTGGGTTGAGGACATCGCGGCTCGGCGTCGGCCCGAGTTGATCCCCGGTTTCGGGCGAAGAGCGGCATCCGCGCCCGAGGCGGCAGCGGAGCAACCCGCGTCCGGTTCGGCGGGGCAGGTCGGGACGGTGCGCAAGCAGCCGGTGGTGCCGACGCCCCGGTCGGCGGAGAACGAGCGCGTGCAGGCTGGGAGCGTGGACAGCAACGCGCGGTGA
- a CDS encoding hemolysin family protein, which yields MAVDPVTMMASLAAATAGAAGLPDVQLVFLAAGLVVLAGLIGMTEAALAAVSPARAAELVRDGARGARALQSVAGDVVRHLNLLLLLRLLAELSATTLVALVAVDSLGAGWRAAVVTAGAMTVVSFVVVGVGPRTIGRQHAYAVGRGVAPLVRWLGRALNPLASLLILIGNAVTPGRGFREGPFATQVELRELVDLAEQRGVVEHGERQMIHSVFALGDTIVREVMVPRTEMVWIERHKMLSQALALFLRSGFSRIPVIGESVDDVLGVLYLKDLIRRTQGGAPEDRRLQVAELMRPATFVPESKPVDDLLSEMQAARNHLVIVVDEYGGTGGLVTIEDILEEIVGEITDEYDVERPPVEHLDDDAVRVTARLPVEDLGELFDTELPSDEVETVGGLLAQSLGRVPIPGAQVEVAGLRLLAEGTTGRRNRIDTVLVRRVEPADQQHDPGRGDTADVPGDTDQAEERQPADA from the coding sequence TTGGCGGTCGACCCGGTCACGATGATGGCCTCTCTTGCCGCTGCGACGGCCGGCGCTGCCGGCCTCCCCGACGTGCAACTGGTCTTCCTCGCGGCCGGGCTGGTGGTCCTCGCCGGCCTGATTGGGATGACCGAGGCGGCGCTCGCCGCCGTCTCTCCGGCCCGCGCGGCCGAGTTGGTCCGCGACGGAGCCCGGGGTGCCCGAGCGTTACAGTCCGTCGCCGGTGATGTCGTCCGGCACCTCAACCTACTGCTGCTGTTGCGGCTGCTCGCCGAGCTGAGCGCGACCACCCTGGTGGCTCTGGTCGCGGTCGACTCGCTCGGCGCGGGCTGGCGGGCCGCGGTGGTCACGGCCGGGGCGATGACCGTGGTCAGCTTCGTGGTGGTCGGCGTCGGGCCGCGCACCATCGGGCGTCAGCACGCCTATGCGGTGGGGCGTGGGGTGGCGCCGCTGGTGCGTTGGCTGGGTCGGGCCCTCAACCCCCTCGCCTCTCTGTTGATCCTGATCGGTAATGCGGTCACGCCGGGGCGCGGCTTCCGGGAGGGTCCGTTCGCCACCCAGGTGGAGTTGCGCGAGCTGGTCGACCTGGCCGAGCAGCGCGGCGTGGTGGAGCATGGCGAGCGGCAGATGATCCATTCCGTCTTCGCGCTCGGTGACACCATCGTCCGCGAGGTGATGGTGCCGCGCACCGAGATGGTCTGGATCGAGCGCCACAAGATGCTCTCCCAGGCCCTGGCGCTCTTTCTGCGTTCCGGCTTCTCCCGCATCCCGGTCATCGGCGAGAGCGTCGACGATGTGCTCGGCGTGCTCTACCTGAAAGATCTGATTCGGCGTACGCAGGGCGGCGCCCCGGAGGACCGGCGTCTCCAGGTAGCCGAGTTGATGCGCCCGGCCACCTTCGTGCCGGAGTCCAAGCCGGTTGACGACCTTCTCTCGGAGATGCAGGCTGCCCGGAACCACCTGGTGATCGTCGTTGACGAGTACGGCGGGACGGGCGGCCTGGTCACCATCGAGGACATCCTGGAGGAGATCGTCGGCGAGATAACCGACGAGTACGATGTTGAGCGTCCGCCGGTCGAGCACCTCGACGACGACGCGGTGCGGGTCACCGCGCGGCTACCCGTGGAGGACCTCGGCGAGTTGTTCGACACCGAGCTGCCCAGCGATGAGGTGGAGACGGTGGGCGGCCTGCTCGCGCAGTCCCTGGGCCGGGTTCCGATCCCCGGCGCCCAGGTTGAGGTGGCCGGTCTACGGCTGCTCGCGGAGGGCACCACCGGGCGGCGCAACCGGATCGACACGGTCCTGGTGCGCCGGGTGGAGCCGGCCGACCAACAGCACGATCCGGGGCGCGGCGACACCGCCGACGTCCCGGGCGACACCGACCAAGCCGAGGAGAGGCAGCCCGCCGATGCCTGA
- a CDS encoding cytidine deaminase: protein MPESPAVPITGSTPVELTAEDAKLVVLARGARGRVGAVEGAAVRDQDGRTYAAASVSLPSLALTALQLAVGSAAAAGCTRLEAAAVVTEASTLDGAGHAAVRDLAADAPIHVAAPDGTLLGTVAE from the coding sequence ATGCCTGAGTCACCCGCCGTACCGATCACCGGGTCCACCCCGGTGGAGCTGACCGCCGAGGACGCCAAGCTGGTCGTCCTGGCTCGGGGGGCGCGGGGCCGCGTTGGTGCCGTCGAGGGTGCCGCCGTCCGGGACCAGGACGGCCGGACGTACGCCGCCGCGAGCGTCTCGCTGCCCTCGCTGGCGTTGACCGCACTGCAGCTCGCGGTGGGCTCGGCGGCGGCGGCTGGCTGTACCCGGCTGGAAGCCGCGGCGGTGGTGACCGAGGCGTCAACGCTGGACGGTGCGGGCCACGCGGCAGTCCGTGACCTTGCCGCAGACGCCCCGATCCACGTGGCGGCCCCGGATGGCACGCTCCTCGGGACGGTGGCCGAGTGA
- the era gene encoding GTPase Era, which produces MTSENLRQPYRAGFGCFVGRPNAGKSTLTNAIVGQKIAITSSKPQTTRHVIRAVLHRPDSQLVLVDTPGLHRPRTLLGERLNDLVRQTWSEVDVIGLCVPADEPIGRGDRFISGELAELNATVLAVVTKTDLVDREQLAKQLVAVSELADFAEVVPVSAVSGHQVDTLVDVMTRYLPESPQLYPDDMLTEEPEQVLVAELIREAALEGVRDELPHSIAVVVEEMIPEERVMKIYADVYVERPSQKAIVIGHRASRLRDVGIRARRQIEELLGTRVYLDLHVRVAKDWQRDPKQLRKLGF; this is translated from the coding sequence GTGACGTCCGAGAACCTTCGGCAGCCGTACCGGGCGGGCTTTGGCTGCTTTGTGGGGCGGCCAAACGCTGGCAAGTCGACGCTGACCAACGCGATCGTCGGGCAGAAGATCGCCATCACGTCGAGCAAGCCGCAGACAACCCGGCACGTCATCCGGGCGGTGCTGCACCGGCCCGACTCGCAGCTCGTGCTGGTCGACACGCCGGGGCTGCACCGGCCCCGGACGCTACTCGGCGAGCGCCTCAACGATCTGGTGCGGCAGACGTGGAGCGAGGTTGACGTGATCGGCCTCTGCGTCCCGGCGGACGAGCCGATCGGCCGGGGTGACCGCTTCATCTCCGGTGAGCTGGCCGAGCTGAATGCGACCGTGCTCGCCGTGGTCACCAAGACTGACCTGGTCGACCGCGAGCAGCTGGCCAAGCAGTTGGTCGCGGTGAGTGAACTGGCGGACTTCGCGGAAGTCGTGCCGGTCAGCGCGGTCTCGGGGCACCAGGTCGACACGCTGGTGGACGTGATGACCCGCTACCTGCCGGAGTCACCGCAGCTCTACCCGGACGACATGCTCACCGAAGAACCGGAGCAGGTGCTGGTCGCCGAGCTGATCCGGGAGGCGGCGCTGGAGGGTGTGCGCGACGAGCTCCCTCACTCCATCGCCGTGGTGGTGGAGGAGATGATCCCCGAGGAACGGGTCATGAAGATCTACGCCGACGTGTACGTCGAGCGGCCGAGCCAGAAGGCGATCGTGATCGGGCACCGGGCCAGCCGGCTCCGGGACGTCGGCATCCGGGCGCGGCGGCAGATCGAGGAGCTGCTCGGCACCCGGGTCTACCTCGACCTGCACGTCCGGGTGGCGAAGGACTGGCAGCGGGACCCGAAGCAGCTCCGTAAGCTCGGCTTCTAG
- a CDS encoding energy-coupling factor transporter transmembrane component T family protein yields the protein MNLEPVARPDAPLARRNPVAKLAAALLCSIILIATLDPVAPAIAIAVELALLPLFGVRLRVLARRALPLLVSAVGILVTLVLFAAERSGRILVEAGPFLITSGVLITALGLVLRMFAVALPGVIVVATTDPTDLADALVQNAKLPARFAYGALAAFRLVPLLAQEWQMISMARRARGVDAGRNPLARLRLFGSTAFTLLVGAIRRGTRLAVAMDARGFDAMTPRSVARRQHFGRADGLLIAGAAVLAGAALAVSIATGTFRPLIG from the coding sequence ATGAACCTCGAACCGGTGGCCCGACCGGACGCCCCGCTGGCCCGGCGCAACCCGGTGGCGAAGCTGGCGGCGGCGCTGCTCTGCTCGATCATCCTGATCGCCACCCTCGACCCGGTGGCGCCGGCCATCGCCATCGCCGTCGAGCTGGCCCTGCTACCGCTGTTCGGCGTACGGCTACGAGTGCTCGCCCGGCGGGCCCTGCCGCTGCTGGTCAGCGCGGTCGGCATCCTCGTGACCCTGGTGCTCTTCGCCGCCGAACGCTCCGGGCGGATCCTCGTCGAGGCCGGCCCGTTCCTGATCACCTCCGGCGTGCTGATCACCGCGCTCGGTCTGGTGCTACGCATGTTCGCGGTGGCCCTGCCGGGAGTGATCGTGGTTGCGACCACCGACCCGACCGATCTGGCCGACGCGCTGGTGCAGAACGCCAAGCTGCCCGCCCGGTTCGCCTACGGGGCACTGGCGGCTTTCCGGCTGGTGCCGCTGCTCGCTCAGGAATGGCAAATGATCAGCATGGCCCGGCGGGCCCGAGGCGTTGACGCCGGCCGGAACCCGCTGGCCCGACTGCGGCTCTTCGGGTCCACGGCGTTCACGCTGCTGGTCGGCGCGATCCGCCGCGGGACCCGACTCGCGGTGGCGATGGACGCGCGTGGCTTCGACGCCATGACACCCCGGTCGGTGGCCCGCCGCCAACACTTCGGCCGCGCCGACGGTCTCCTGATCGCGGGCGCGGCGGTGCTGGCCGGCGCCGCGCTCGCGGTCAGCATCGCCACCGGCACGTTCCGACCCCTCATCGGCTGA
- a CDS encoding ABC transporter ATP-binding protein, producing MSAVRLRGFGWRHAGRKRWAVRGLDLRIEHGERVLLLGASGAGKSTLLAALAGLLPEDSGEQEGTVEIDGRDPRTAREEVGLLFQDPETQLVMARCGDDVAFGPENRGLPAEQIWPRVDEALHRVGFRYGRDRPTAALSGGEQQRLALAGVLALRPSLLLLDEPTANLDPAGAALIRDAVATALDTDTTLLLVEHRLAEALPLVDRVVVLAPGGGVQADGTPQAVFAAHGEALAAEGVWVPGHPAPRRRATTAAGSELLAADELALPPRLATVSLTVRAGEALAVHGPNGAGKSTLALLLGGLLAPAAGRVTATAELAGGDARTPPHRWRAPALVGRIGSVFQDPEHQFVTATVADELALGPRRTGRTEAQVRTTVDALLDRLRLAALAEANPYTLSGGEARRLSVATALATAPRLLVCDEPTFGQDRRTWRELVELFAELRDNGHGLVTVTHDTEFIAALADRQVGLEHPGSTP from the coding sequence GTGAGCGCAGTCCGGTTGCGGGGCTTCGGGTGGCGGCACGCGGGGCGGAAACGGTGGGCCGTACGCGGGCTCGACCTACGGATCGAGCACGGCGAACGGGTCCTCCTGCTGGGGGCCTCCGGGGCGGGTAAGAGCACCCTGCTCGCCGCGCTGGCCGGGCTGCTACCCGAGGACTCCGGCGAACAGGAAGGCACCGTCGAGATCGACGGCCGGGATCCGCGCACGGCCCGAGAAGAGGTCGGCCTGCTCTTCCAGGACCCGGAGACCCAGCTGGTGATGGCGCGCTGCGGCGACGACGTCGCCTTCGGCCCCGAAAACCGCGGGCTACCCGCCGAGCAGATCTGGCCGCGGGTGGACGAGGCACTGCATCGGGTTGGCTTCCGCTACGGCCGGGACCGACCGACCGCTGCCCTCTCCGGGGGCGAACAGCAGCGGCTCGCCCTCGCCGGGGTGCTCGCGCTCCGCCCGAGCCTGCTGCTGCTCGACGAGCCGACCGCCAACCTGGACCCGGCCGGTGCGGCGCTGATCCGCGACGCGGTCGCCACGGCGCTCGACACCGACACCACCCTGCTCCTCGTCGAGCACCGGCTCGCCGAGGCGCTGCCGCTGGTTGACCGGGTGGTCGTGCTGGCACCCGGCGGCGGCGTCCAGGCCGACGGCACCCCGCAGGCAGTCTTCGCCGCGCACGGCGAGGCGCTCGCCGCCGAGGGGGTCTGGGTGCCGGGTCATCCGGCGCCACGGCGGCGGGCCACCACCGCCGCCGGGTCGGAGTTGCTCGCCGCCGACGAACTCGCCCTGCCGCCCCGGCTGGCCACCGTCTCCCTCACCGTGCGGGCCGGCGAGGCGCTCGCCGTCCACGGACCCAACGGCGCCGGGAAGTCCACCCTGGCCCTCCTGCTGGGTGGGCTGCTCGCACCGGCGGCGGGCCGGGTCACCGCAACGGCAGAGCTGGCCGGCGGCGACGCCCGCACCCCGCCGCACCGATGGCGGGCACCGGCGCTGGTGGGCCGGATCGGTTCGGTCTTCCAGGACCCGGAACACCAGTTCGTCACCGCCACCGTCGCCGACGAGCTGGCGCTGGGCCCACGCCGCACCGGCCGAACCGAGGCGCAGGTCCGCACCACCGTGGACGCGCTGCTCGACCGGCTCCGCCTGGCGGCGCTCGCCGAGGCCAACCCGTACACCCTCTCCGGTGGCGAGGCGCGGCGGCTGAGCGTGGCGACGGCCCTGGCCACCGCGCCCCGCCTGCTCGTCTGCGACGAGCCCACCTTCGGCCAGGACCGACGGACCTGGCGGGAGCTGGTGGAGCTCTTCGCCGAGCTGCGCGACAACGGGCACGGTCTGGTCACAGTGACCCACGACACGGAGTTCATCGCCGCGCTGGCCGACCGTCAGGTAGGGCTCGAACATCCGGGCAGCACCCCATGA
- a CDS encoding isoprenyl transferase: protein MIRSTRRRGRAPAPPTPHPSGARPPALPAEALPRHVAVVMDGNGRWAKERGLPRTKGHEAGEFSLFDAIEGAIELGIPYLSAYAFSTENWRRSPDEVRFLMGFNRDVIRRRRDQLVDLGVRVVWSGRSGRLWKSVISELQAAEELSQGNSTLTLQFCVNYGGQAEIADAAAAIAREVAAGRLDPAKVTEKTLARYLYHPEVPDVDLFLRPSGEQRTSNFLLWQSAYAEMVFLDTLWPDFDRRHLWYACELYAQRDRRFGGALPNPVAPTT from the coding sequence GTGATCCGATCGACCAGGCGACGCGGCCGCGCGCCGGCGCCACCCACCCCTCATCCGTCCGGCGCCCGGCCACCAGCGCTGCCCGCCGAGGCGTTGCCGCGGCACGTCGCGGTGGTGATGGACGGCAACGGCCGGTGGGCCAAGGAGCGCGGGCTCCCGCGTACAAAAGGGCACGAGGCGGGAGAGTTCTCCCTCTTCGACGCCATCGAGGGCGCGATCGAGTTGGGTATCCCGTACTTGTCGGCGTACGCGTTCTCGACGGAGAACTGGCGGCGCTCGCCAGACGAGGTGCGCTTCCTGATGGGCTTCAACCGGGACGTGATCCGTCGCCGTCGTGACCAACTCGTCGACCTGGGCGTACGGGTCGTCTGGTCGGGCCGGTCCGGGCGACTGTGGAAGAGCGTCATCTCCGAGCTGCAGGCGGCCGAGGAACTGTCCCAGGGCAACTCGACGCTTACCCTACAGTTCTGCGTCAACTATGGCGGGCAGGCCGAGATCGCCGACGCCGCCGCCGCGATCGCCCGGGAGGTCGCGGCCGGCCGGCTCGACCCGGCCAAGGTCACCGAGAAGACTCTGGCCCGCTACCTCTACCACCCGGAGGTCCCCGACGTGGATCTCTTCCTGCGCCCCTCCGGAGAGCAACGCACCTCGAACTTCCTGCTCTGGCAGAGCGCCTACGCCGAAATGGTCTTCCTGGACACGCTCTGGCCGGACTTTGACCGCCGCCACCTCTGGTACGCCTGCGAGCTCTACGCCCAGCGGGACCGCCGGTTCGGCGGGGCGCTGCCGAACCCGGTGGCGCCTACCACCTGA